One region of Bacillus pumilus genomic DNA includes:
- a CDS encoding SDR family NAD(P)-dependent oxidoreductase: MKYTVITGASSGIGYETALAFAARGKNLIIAARRLDKLEELKSTIQNLNPSLDVIIRTSDLSVKDQAYTLYNSLKEYQIETWINNAGLGETSSVIDQNLDKVETMLRVNIESLTILSTLFVREYADVEGTQLINVSSALGYVIAVGSVAYSASKYYVSAFTEGLAKELELKGAKMKAKVLAPAMTETEFAKHANDIKEFDYKANLPMYHTAKQMAGFMMEVYDKDEAVGVVDENYEFKLRKPIFPILESL; encoded by the coding sequence ATGAAGTACACAGTTATTACAGGAGCAAGCTCAGGTATCGGATATGAGACAGCATTAGCATTTGCTGCTCGTGGCAAAAACTTAATTATTGCAGCTAGAAGATTAGATAAATTAGAAGAACTTAAATCAACCATTCAGAATCTAAATCCTAGTTTAGATGTTATTATTCGGACAAGTGACCTATCTGTCAAAGATCAGGCATATACACTGTATAACAGTTTAAAGGAGTATCAAATTGAGACTTGGATTAATAATGCTGGTCTTGGTGAAACCTCTTCTGTCATAGATCAGAATTTAGATAAAGTAGAAACCATGTTACGCGTGAACATAGAATCCTTGACAATCCTTTCTACACTATTTGTAAGAGAATATGCTGATGTAGAGGGAACTCAATTAATTAACGTATCCTCAGCACTTGGATATGTAATTGCTGTTGGCAGTGTTGCTTACTCTGCTTCTAAATATTATGTTAGTGCCTTCACCGAAGGGCTTGCAAAAGAACTTGAACTGAAAGGTGCGAAAATGAAGGCAAAAGTTTTAGCACCAGCAATGACGGAAACAGAATTCGCAAAACATGCAAATGATATAAAAGAGTTTGATTACAAAGCAAATCTCCCTATGTACCACACAGCTAAGCAAATGGCAGGTTTTATGATGGAGGTTTATGACAAAGATGAAGCGGTTGGGGTTGTAGATGAAAACTATGAATTTAAGTTGAGAAAGCCGATCTTTCCAATACTAGAAAGCCTTTAA
- a CDS encoding helix-turn-helix transcriptional regulator, with amino-acid sequence MKPETRLQALSEFLKNQRSKITPQMVGLPVGTRRRTPGLRREEVAQLAGVSLTWYTWLEQGRDIKVSTSVLDAISRALQLNNDERRYLYALALEEGVKQPFINEKEKEISPALVKILQELRYCPTIISDRRSQIVGWNQAAANVFLDFEQITPAERNIIRLLFARKEFKSLAVNWEHFVRGYIAIFRTYYGQYVADDWYEQFIQEMEQAYPEFHKIWNENEISSAPEVLIEFRHAKVGKMLFNLTSLQVHGDTDLRCSVYTPVEKTETELKLKRLIES; translated from the coding sequence ATGAAACCTGAAACAAGACTTCAAGCTTTATCAGAATTTCTAAAGAATCAACGTTCGAAAATTACTCCTCAAATGGTTGGTTTACCTGTAGGAACCCGCAGAAGAACACCAGGACTAAGAAGAGAGGAAGTGGCTCAACTAGCCGGTGTAAGTCTTACATGGTATACATGGTTAGAACAAGGTAGAGATATAAAAGTGTCTACTTCGGTATTAGATGCTATTTCTCGAGCATTACAATTAAATAACGATGAAAGGAGATATTTGTATGCTCTAGCGTTAGAGGAAGGAGTGAAACAACCCTTTATAAATGAGAAGGAGAAGGAAATCAGTCCGGCTTTAGTGAAAATTTTGCAGGAACTTCGTTATTGTCCAACAATTATATCAGATAGAAGAAGTCAGATTGTTGGGTGGAATCAAGCAGCAGCTAATGTATTTTTGGATTTTGAACAAATCACCCCAGCAGAAAGGAATATAATACGCTTACTATTCGCAAGAAAGGAATTTAAAAGTTTAGCAGTGAATTGGGAGCATTTTGTTAGAGGATATATCGCAATATTTAGAACGTATTATGGACAGTATGTGGCTGATGACTGGTATGAGCAATTTATACAAGAAATGGAACAGGCATATCCTGAGTTTCATAAAATTTGGAATGAAAATGAGATAAGCTCTGCTCCTGAAGTATTAATTGAGTTTCGTCATGCTAAGGTAGGTAAAATGTTGTTTAATCTTACTTCGTTACAAGTGCATGGAGATACTGATTTAAGATGCAGCGTCTATACTCCAGTTGAGAAAACTGAAACTGAGCTTAAGTTAAAACGTTTAATTGAAAGCTAA
- the sigK gene encoding RNA polymerase sporulation sigma factor SigK, with protein sequence MAGVFTAMGLMVKELVFLVSYVKNNAFPQPLSGDDEKKYLALMAQGDEHARNMLIEHNLRLVAHIVKKFENTGEDAEDLISIGTIGLIKAIESYSSGKGTKLATYAARCIENEILMHLRALKKTKKDVSLHDPIGQDKEGNEISLIDVLKSESEDVIDTIQLNMELEKVKEYIDILDGREKEVIVGRFGLDLKKEKTQREIAKELGISRSYVSRIEKRALMKMFHEFYRAEKEKRKREKGK encoded by the coding sequence GTGGCAGGAGTATTTACAGCGATGGGATTGATGGTCAAAGAATTGGTGTTCTTAGTGTCCTATGTCAAAAACAATGCCTTTCCACAGCCCCTTTCGGGAGATGATGAAAAAAAATACTTAGCCCTCATGGCACAGGGCGATGAACATGCAAGAAACATGCTGATTGAACATAACCTTCGGCTCGTCGCCCATATTGTCAAGAAATTTGAAAATACCGGGGAAGACGCTGAAGACCTCATCTCCATCGGGACGATCGGACTCATTAAAGCCATCGAAAGCTATTCCTCTGGAAAAGGAACAAAGCTGGCAACATATGCGGCGCGGTGTATTGAAAATGAAATTCTGATGCATTTACGCGCGCTCAAAAAAACAAAAAAGGATGTCTCCTTACATGACCCCATCGGTCAGGATAAAGAAGGCAACGAAATTTCTTTAATTGATGTCTTAAAATCAGAAAGTGAAGATGTGATCGATACCATTCAGCTCAACATGGAGCTTGAAAAAGTAAAGGAGTATATCGACATTCTCGACGGCCGAGAAAAAGAAGTCATCGTCGGCCGGTTCGGTCTTGATTTAAAGAAAGAAAAAACGCAGCGGGAAATAGCAAAGGAGCTCGGGATTTCGCGGAGCTATGTATCCCGTATTGAGAAGCGGGCGCTGATGAAGATGTTTCATGAATTTTACCGGGCGGAGAAGGAGAAACGGAAGCGGGAGAAGGGGAAATAA
- a CDS encoding TetR/AcrR family transcriptional regulator yields MARSKEFDEKEVLRKAMELFWEQGYEKTSMQDLVDHMGIHRRSIYDTFGDKRSLFLASLHHYEELIVNEMESIISSTSSIKQTIRDVFIFVLNSIKQYPKGCLSVNAAIELSLLDKEIGRIVTKMFNRTEDMFNSLIKQGQTNGELSKEIDSDNISRFLHNNLVGIRVLIKTDYSKKELEGIISLALSVLD; encoded by the coding sequence ATGGCTAGAAGTAAAGAGTTTGACGAAAAAGAAGTATTAAGAAAAGCAATGGAGTTATTTTGGGAACAGGGCTATGAAAAAACATCCATGCAAGATTTGGTGGATCATATGGGGATACACCGTAGGAGTATATATGACACATTTGGCGACAAGCGTTCATTGTTTTTAGCTTCCCTTCATCATTATGAAGAGCTCATCGTTAATGAGATGGAAAGCATAATCAGCAGCACTTCATCCATTAAACAGACGATACGTGATGTTTTTATTTTCGTACTGAATTCCATTAAACAATACCCAAAAGGATGTCTATCAGTAAATGCAGCCATTGAATTATCTTTGTTGGACAAAGAAATTGGGCGCATCGTTACAAAAATGTTTAATCGTACTGAAGATATGTTTAATTCCCTTATAAAACAGGGTCAAACTAATGGAGAGCTATCAAAAGAAATCGATTCTGATAACATATCTCGTTTCTTACACAACAATTTGGTAGGTATAAGAGTACTAATAAAAACTGATTACAGTAAAAAAGAATTAGAAGGCATCATTTCTCTAGCACTTTCAGTGTTGGACTAG
- a CDS encoding SDR family NAD(P)-dependent oxidoreductase, protein MKKTVLITGVSGGIGKELADRFAKGGYNLVLVARSEGKLLELAKEYRKRYGSQATVIAKDVASPGVPKEIFAELKEKGIVVDYLVNNAGFGLYGTFLETQLEQETNMIDVNIKALTVMTKLFLPDMVKRGQGGVMNVASLVAFFPGPMMSVYYATKAYVLSFTEALENELSGTGVTVTALCPGLTSTGFVERSGIGESKLFQSGAIMEAGQVAEEGYRGFLRGKTFIMPGARNRFMAFLPRLMPRKMVTRMVRSTQQRTGH, encoded by the coding sequence ATGAAAAAAACTGTTCTTATCACCGGGGTATCGGGTGGAATTGGCAAAGAGTTGGCGGATCGTTTCGCCAAGGGAGGATATAATTTGGTGCTGGTGGCGCGTAGCGAGGGTAAGCTTTTGGAGCTCGCAAAGGAATATAGGAAAAGATATGGCAGTCAAGCGACGGTCATCGCAAAGGATGTGGCTTCACCCGGTGTGCCGAAAGAGATTTTTGCGGAGCTCAAGGAGAAGGGGATCGTCGTCGACTATCTTGTCAATAATGCCGGCTTCGGTTTGTACGGGACGTTCTTGGAGACGCAGTTAGAACAAGAGACGAATATGATTGACGTCAATATCAAGGCTCTGACTGTTATGACGAAACTGTTCTTGCCGGATATGGTCAAACGGGGCCAAGGAGGCGTGATGAATGTGGCTTCGTTGGTGGCTTTCTTCCCAGGACCTATGATGTCGGTTTACTACGCAACGAAGGCGTACGTGCTGTCGTTCACTGAGGCTTTGGAGAACGAACTGAGCGGTACAGGGGTGACTGTGACGGCACTATGTCCGGGACTGACGTCAACCGGCTTTGTTGAACGTTCGGGTATTGGGGAATCGAAGTTGTTCCAGAGTGGTGCTATCATGGAGGCCGGGCAGGTGGCTGAGGAAGGGTACCGAGGCTTCTTACGCGGCAAGACGTTCATAATGCCAGGGGCTCGAAACCGGTTCATGGCATTCCTTCCACGACTGATGCCGCGCAAAATGGTGACCCGTATGGTCAGATCCACACAGCAAAGAACAGGGCATTGA
- a CDS encoding Rap family tetratricopeptide repeat protein, whose translation MGKVLSSHVGMKINEWYRMIRQFSVPDAEILKAEVEAEIERMEEDQHLLIYYQLMCFRHQIMLDYIHPSKYQPFSVSNLVDKIENSNHELSDMLHYYHAFFRGMHEFSQKEYLEAVKYYRVAEKQLSMVFDDIEQAEFHFKVAEAYYIMKQTHVSMHHILKALEIYDQHDAYSIRIIQCLFVISGNYQDLKRKDRALPHLKKAKQLASQIDHPRIYSSALYNLGKCYGELGYLEEAERYLTESADIASKEQLPTLPHTLYTLAKLLFRQNEQGAACRILEDGKLAAKKHEDQLFCHMFEYLDALYVQEMNEEQLQKTIDYLEKLSLYSYIEDISLEIATALEASQQYQKSNQYYQKLLWAQNQIQEGECLYEF comes from the coding sequence ATGGGGAAGGTTCTTTCTTCACATGTAGGTATGAAAATTAATGAATGGTATCGAATGATACGGCAGTTCAGTGTTCCAGATGCGGAAATCCTGAAAGCAGAAGTAGAAGCGGAAATTGAACGGATGGAAGAGGACCAGCATTTACTGATTTATTATCAGCTCATGTGTTTTCGGCACCAGATCATGCTTGACTATATACACCCTTCAAAATATCAACCTTTCTCAGTATCTAATCTTGTCGATAAAATCGAAAACTCCAATCATGAGCTATCTGATATGCTGCATTATTACCATGCATTTTTTCGTGGCATGCATGAGTTTAGTCAAAAAGAATATTTAGAAGCCGTCAAATATTACCGAGTGGCAGAAAAACAGCTGTCTATGGTATTTGATGATATTGAGCAGGCTGAGTTTCATTTTAAAGTAGCAGAAGCCTACTATATTATGAAGCAAACGCATGTCTCGATGCATCATATTTTAAAGGCGCTGGAAATATACGATCAGCATGATGCTTATTCAATTCGCATCATTCAGTGCCTGTTTGTGATTTCAGGAAACTATCAAGATTTAAAACGAAAAGACCGGGCACTGCCTCATTTAAAAAAGGCAAAACAGCTCGCATCACAAATCGATCACCCGCGGATATACAGTTCAGCGCTTTATAATTTAGGGAAATGTTATGGGGAACTGGGCTACCTTGAGGAAGCAGAACGCTATTTAACAGAATCGGCTGATATTGCCAGTAAAGAGCAACTTCCCACGCTTCCACATACGCTCTATACGCTGGCAAAACTGCTTTTTAGACAAAATGAACAAGGAGCAGCATGCCGCATATTAGAAGATGGAAAATTAGCTGCAAAGAAGCATGAAGACCAGCTGTTCTGTCATATGTTTGAGTATCTAGATGCTTTATATGTTCAAGAAATGAATGAAGAACAACTGCAAAAAACCATTGATTATTTGGAAAAACTTAGCCTATACTCTTATATAGAGGATATCTCACTAGAAATTGCGACAGCCTTAGAAGCCTCTCAACAATACCAGAAGTCCAACCAGTATTATCAGAAATTATTATGGGCTCAAAATCAAATCCAAGAAGGAGAGTGTCTGTATGAATTCTAA
- a CDS encoding alkene reductase — translation MSKLFEKVRIGNIELKNRIGMAPMTRNRALPDGTPSDLVAEYYGQRASVGLIISEGTQPSDDGQGYTNTPGIYTENHIRGWKKVTSKVHSEGGHIFIQLMHVGRVSHPDNTPHHRQAVAPSAIAPGVEIFTAEGMKEIPTPRELSELEIKDVINEFRLAARSAIEAGADGVEIHGANGYLIQQFLSENSNHRQDAYGGTIEGRSRFAIEVAKAVVDEIGAERTGIRFSPQGTLQGIDEGENSLEMYRYLISELNKLNLAYLHLMHFGNEQFLKDVRQLWDQALLVNRPGRPLDQLSSDVDNNLADVVTVGTWVLANPDFVERIHSGAPLNEPDKNTLYAGGKEGYTDYPFLK, via the coding sequence ATGAGCAAATTATTTGAAAAAGTTCGTATCGGAAACATTGAATTAAAAAATCGTATAGGTATGGCTCCGATGACTAGAAATAGAGCTTTACCAGATGGTACGCCGAGCGATTTAGTAGCTGAGTACTATGGTCAGCGTGCTTCAGTCGGTTTAATTATAAGCGAAGGAACCCAACCTTCAGATGATGGGCAAGGTTACACGAATACACCTGGTATTTATACAGAAAATCATATTAGAGGGTGGAAAAAAGTAACTTCTAAAGTTCATAGTGAAGGCGGTCATATTTTTATTCAGCTTATGCATGTAGGACGTGTATCACACCCTGATAACACACCTCACCACCGCCAAGCAGTTGCACCGTCAGCTATTGCACCTGGTGTAGAAATTTTCACGGCAGAAGGAATGAAAGAAATTCCAACACCAAGAGAACTGAGTGAGCTTGAGATAAAAGATGTTATCAATGAGTTTCGTTTAGCAGCACGTTCAGCAATTGAAGCTGGTGCAGACGGAGTTGAAATTCACGGAGCGAATGGTTATCTGATCCAACAATTCCTTAGTGAAAACTCCAATCATCGTCAAGATGCATACGGTGGTACGATTGAGGGGCGTTCTCGATTCGCAATTGAAGTAGCTAAAGCAGTTGTTGATGAAATAGGAGCAGAAAGAACAGGCATCCGTTTTTCTCCTCAAGGAACACTGCAAGGCATTGATGAGGGGGAGAATAGCCTTGAGATGTATCGCTATTTAATAAGTGAATTAAATAAGCTTAACCTTGCTTATCTGCATTTAATGCACTTTGGAAACGAGCAATTCCTAAAAGATGTGCGTCAACTTTGGGACCAAGCACTTCTTGTTAACCGTCCAGGTCGTCCTCTAGATCAACTTTCGTCTGATGTAGATAATAATCTTGCAGATGTTGTCACAGTAGGCACTTGGGTACTAGCTAATCCAGACTTTGTAGAACGGATTCATTCAGGTGCTCCTCTAAACGAACCTGATAAAAACACGCTCTATGCAGGAGGAAAAGAAGGCTATACAGATTATCCTTTCTTAAAATAA
- a CDS encoding alpha/beta fold hydrolase, giving the protein MRNFKIPTESEFIEAEGTRYAYRRFGTKDGIPVVFLVHFRGTLENWDPDMLEPIANKRPVILFDNKGVGETDGLTPTTIADMAKDTATFIKALGLEQVDILGFSIGGMVAQELALQEGDLVRKMILAGTSPESGINPNPEIFERMNRHGGTEEDGINDFMFFFYEQTETSKSAGIASLQRIFNQKKVNSSEQVKEAQLQAIAKWAKQKSNHDYEWLQNIKHPVLVTNGVNDVMVPTKNSYILAEKLPKAQLIIYPDSGHGHLFQYPELFAEHVNLFLDSNSY; this is encoded by the coding sequence ATGAGAAATTTTAAAATACCAACAGAATCAGAATTTATTGAAGCAGAAGGAACTCGTTACGCATATAGGAGATTTGGTACAAAAGATGGTATACCAGTAGTATTTCTTGTTCACTTTAGAGGAACGTTGGAAAACTGGGATCCAGACATGCTTGAACCTATTGCAAATAAACGCCCAGTAATCTTATTTGACAATAAAGGGGTTGGTGAGACCGATGGACTAACGCCTACTACAATTGCTGATATGGCAAAAGATACAGCAACATTTATAAAAGCACTTGGATTAGAACAAGTCGACATTCTTGGTTTTTCCATTGGTGGCATGGTTGCACAAGAGCTAGCTTTACAAGAAGGAGATTTAGTAAGAAAAATGATTTTGGCAGGTACTTCACCTGAATCTGGTATTAATCCAAATCCAGAGATTTTTGAAAGAATGAATCGTCACGGCGGAACGGAAGAAGATGGAATAAATGATTTTATGTTCTTTTTCTACGAACAAACCGAAACAAGTAAATCAGCAGGAATAGCTTCACTACAAAGAATTTTTAATCAGAAAAAAGTAAATAGTTCGGAACAAGTAAAAGAGGCACAATTACAAGCTATTGCAAAATGGGCTAAACAAAAATCTAATCATGATTATGAATGGTTACAAAACATCAAACACCCTGTACTTGTTACTAATGGTGTTAATGATGTGATGGTACCGACTAAAAACAGTTATATCTTAGCAGAGAAATTACCCAAAGCACAGCTGATTATATATCCTGATTCTGGTCACGGGCATCTGTTTCAATATCCAGAACTATTTGCAGAACACGTAAATTTATTTCTTGATTCTAATTCTTATTAA
- a CDS encoding NADP-dependent oxidoreductase codes for MKTLMKAAQITKYSKNIHAKVNDIPIPEIDENEVLVKVKAAAVNPLEMLIITGSVKLIQDYEFPLTLGNELTGVIEKIGKNVTEFHVGDAIYTRLPLKKIGAFAEYAAIDAAAIAPMPKNLSYVEAAAVPLAGLTAYQGLHEELEAQSGKSVFIPGGSGSFGQMAVPIAKEMGLNVIVSGNSEARERTLEMGADQYLDYAIENYVDLLSNVDYVIDTLGPKEFDSELSIIKPGGRLLSLRTGPNKRFGKYLNSPLWKRILFSLAGANYDRKAKKQNVEYHFIFVRSDGAQLKEITKIIEENNIVPAIHPILFTIDNVNEALELVANGRPKGKVIINF; via the coding sequence ATGAAAACACTCATGAAAGCAGCTCAGATCACCAAGTATTCAAAAAATATCCATGCCAAAGTCAATGACATTCCAATTCCAGAAATCGATGAAAACGAAGTCTTGGTAAAGGTCAAAGCTGCGGCAGTCAATCCACTCGAAATGTTAATTATTACAGGCAGCGTGAAACTGATTCAAGATTATGAATTCCCATTAACGCTTGGTAATGAATTGACAGGAGTTATCGAAAAAATCGGAAAAAATGTGACAGAATTTCACGTAGGAGATGCCATCTATACACGTCTTCCCCTTAAAAAAATTGGTGCTTTTGCGGAATATGCCGCAATTGATGCTGCCGCAATTGCACCCATGCCAAAAAATTTGTCTTACGTGGAAGCCGCTGCTGTACCACTGGCTGGACTCACAGCGTATCAAGGTCTACATGAAGAACTTGAGGCACAGTCAGGTAAATCTGTCTTCATTCCAGGTGGATCAGGCAGCTTTGGTCAAATGGCTGTACCAATAGCAAAGGAAATGGGCCTAAATGTCATTGTTAGTGGCAACTCAGAAGCGCGCGAACGCACTTTGGAAATGGGTGCAGACCAATATTTGGATTATGCAATAGAAAACTATGTTGACTTGTTGTCGAATGTGGATTACGTGATTGATACACTGGGACCTAAAGAATTTGACAGTGAATTGAGTATCATCAAACCGGGCGGAAGATTGCTCTCTCTCCGTACAGGACCAAATAAACGTTTCGGGAAATACCTAAATTCCCCATTGTGGAAACGAATATTATTTTCCCTTGCTGGCGCAAATTATGACCGCAAAGCTAAGAAACAAAACGTGGAATATCATTTTATTTTCGTTCGTTCTGACGGCGCACAACTTAAAGAGATTACCAAAATCATTGAAGAAAACAACATTGTTCCAGCAATTCATCCAATACTATTTACTATAGACAACGTAAATGAAGCGCTAGAACTAGTCGCAAATGGACGACCAAAAGGGAAAGTGATTATTAATTTTTAA